From Cannabis sativa cultivar Pink pepper isolate KNU-18-1 chromosome 8, ASM2916894v1, whole genome shotgun sequence, a single genomic window includes:
- the LOC115700994 gene encoding aspartic proteinase 36, with product MGFAAAIFIGVAAILLPAAVVLCEFPASLKLERAFPSNHGIQLSQLVARDRLRHGRMLQSLDGVVDFLVEGTFDPFVVGLYYTKLQLGSPPKDFYVQIDTGSDVLWVSCGSCNGCPQTSGLQIPLNFFDPGSSSTSSLVSCSDKRCSLGIQSSDSACSSQTNQCSYTFQYGDGSGTSGYYVSDLLHFDMVVGASMIQNASAPILFGCSTLQTGDLTKSDRAVDGIFGFGQQGMSVISQLSSQGIAPKVFSHCLKGDDSGGGILVLGEIIEPNIVYSPLVPSQPHYNLNLQSISVNGQAISVNPSVFATSSNRGTIIDSGTTLAYLAEEAYEPFINAITNAVSQSARPVLAKGSQCYLITSSVTEIFPQVSLNFAGGASMYLRPQDYLIQQNSIGGAAVWCIGFQKIPGQGITILGDLVLKDKIVVYDLAAHRIGWTNYDCSMSVNVSTTSSMGKTEFVNAGQLSDSSSHQNEAYNSILSWTLIGFFIHITIQRTFQFL from the exons ATGGGCTTTGCTGCCGCAATTTTTATCGGCGTGGCCGCAATTTTACTCCCGGCGGCGGTGGTTCTGTGTGAGTTTCCGGCGAGTTTGAAGCTTGAGAGAGCTTTTCCTTCTAACCATGGAATCCAACTGAGTCAACTCGTTGCCCGAGATAGACTCAGACATGGAAGGATGTTGCAGTCTTTGGATGGTGTTGTTGATTTTCTAGTTGAAGGGACTTTCGATCCCTTTGTTGTTGg gttGTATTATACAAAACTTCAATTGGGTTCTCCACCAAAAGATTTCTATGTCCAAATTGATACAGGGAGTGATGTTTTGTGGGTTAGTTGTGGTTCCTGCAATGGCTGCCCTCAGACTAGTGGTCTCCAA ATTCCACTCAACTTCTTTGATCCCGGGAGCTCATCAACATCGTCCTTAGTCTCTTGTTCGGATAAAAGATGTAGTCTTGGAATCCAATCATCAGACTCTGCTTGTTCTTCTCAGACAAACCAGTGTTCATACACATTCCAATATGGAGATGGTAGTGGAACCTCAGGCTACTATGTTTCTGATTTGTTGCACTTTGACATGGTTGTTGGAGCTTCCATGATTCAAAATGCTTCTGCTCCTATTCTTTTCGG GTGTAGTACCTTGCAAACTGGAGACTTGACAAAGTCAGATAGAGCTGTTGATGGAATTTTCGGGTTTGGACAGCAAGGAATGTCTGTTATCTCTCAACTGTCTTCACAAGGAATAGCACCAAAAGTGTTCTCCCATTGCTTGAAGGGAGATGATAGCGGTGGAGGTATATTAGTTCTTGGCGAAATCATCGAGCCAAACATTGTTTATAGTCCACTTGTTCCCTCCCa GCCTCACTATAATCTGAATCTGCAAAGCATTTCTGTAAATGGTCAAGCAATATCCGTTAATCCATCAGTATTTGCAACATCGAGCAACAGAGGAACCATTATTGATTCCGGTACAACTTTGGCTTACCTTGCTGAAGAAGCATACGAGCCCTTTATCAACGCT ATTACCAATGCAGTTTCACAATCTGCAAGACCTGTTCTTGCCAAGGGAAGTCAATGTTATTTAATCACCTCCAG TGTCACTGAGATATTTCCTCAAGTTAGTTTGAACTTTGCTGGTGGTGCCTCCATGTATTTGAGACCTCAAGATTACCTTATTCAACAAAATTCGATT GGTGGTGCAGCAGTTTGGTGCATAGGATTTCAGAAAATCCCGGGTCAAGGGATAACAATTCTAGGAG ATCTTGTCCTCAAAGACAAAATTGTTGTTTATGATTTGGCTGCTCATAGAATTGGATGGACAAACTATGATT GTTCCATGTCGGTTAATGTCTCGACAACTTCAAGTATGGGAAAAACCGAATTTGTGAATGCGGGGCAACTAAGCGATAGCAGTTCACATCAGAATGAAGCTTACAACTCTATACTTAGTTGGACACTAATAGGCTTCTTTATTCACATAACAATTCAGAGGACATTCCAGTTCTTATAG
- the LOC115700515 gene encoding protein argonaute 5 isoform X2, translating to MSRRGRGGGRRSDDRPDQSSPSPTFQRGGGSGGGGGGRGGRGGGGRSGGGGYASTTPIPQPSIPAPVPGPSSSTTSTASSLSREVDKKLTLQDPAAAATVRVPPASSKSVRFPVRPGYGTVGRKCVVKANHFLVKVAERDLCHYDVTITPEVTSKKVTREIINQLGNLYRASHLGNLRVAYDGRKSIYTAGELPFSSKEFKIELADNDTGPGGSSSTKSRRKREFTVVIKFASKPDLHHLRQFLQSRQLDAPQETLQALDVALRGAPSELYTVVGRSFFHPTLGRPGKGELGDGIMYWKGYYQSLRPTQLGLSLNIDVSARAFYEPLNVIDFVFKHFNLRDDSRPLQDQVRVQLKKNLRGIKVACSHLQNTRTYKITGVSNEPLNNLMFTLDDQPKQISVATYFQQKYKIRLKYVTWPALQAGSATKPIYLPMEICTIVEGQRYSKKLNERQVTNLLRATCQRPIDREGSIRQTVQQNNFSKQEIVQDFGINVANDMTSVQARVLTPPLLLYHGTGRDASEQPRFGQWNMINKKMINGGRVDNWTCVNFSRYNADIHNRFCPELVNMCLSRGMVFQTRPVIPCSAWPANQIENALRSVHEQCKKANKQLQLLIVILPDFTGTYGTIKRICETELGIVSQCCQPKQAVKLNKQYLENLSLKINHKVGGRNTVLSDALNRKIPFVSDVPTIIFGADVTHPQPGEDSSPSIAAVVASMDWPEVSKYRALVSAQQHREEIIQDLYKETTGDKKHGGMIREHLISFRRATGVKPARIIFYRDGVSEGQFSQVLLYEMDAIRKACSSLEEGYLPRVTFVVVQKRHHTRLFPADYNNRDSMDRSGNIQPGTVVDTQICHPTEFDFYLNSHAGIQGTSRPSHYHVLYDENKFTADALQVLTNNLCYTYARCTKAVSIVPPAYYAHLAAFRARYYIEGDYSESASSSSGGRAGPKTFRPLPMIKDNVKDVMFYV from the exons ATGTCTCGCCGTGGTAGGGGTGGTGGTCGGCGATCCGATGATCGTCCCGATCAGTCTTCTCCTTCTCCAACGTTTCAGAGAGGTGGAGgaagtggtggtggtggtggtggcagaggaggaagaggaggaggaggaaggagtggtggtggtggttatgCTTCAACTACTCCGATTCCTCAACCTTCAATTCCCGCGCCGGTGCCAGGTCCATCGTCATCGACTACTTCTACTGCTTCTTCGTTGAGCCGTGAAGTTGATAAGAAACTGACATTGCAGGATCCAGCGGCGGCGGCCACTGTGAGAGTTCCTCCAGCGTCGTCGAAATCCGTTAGGTTTCCGGTTAGACCTGGTTATGGTACTGTTGGTAGAAAGTGTGTAGTTAAGGCTAATCATTTCTTAGTCAAGGTTGCTGAAAGAGATCTCTGCCATTACGAT GTAACTATAACTCCTGAGGTTACATCTAAGAAAGTAACTAGAGAGATTATAAACCAATTAGGGAATCTTTACCGTGCTTCTCACTTAGGCAACCTGAGAGTTGCTTATGACGGTAGAAAGTCTATCTACACTGCTGGAGAGTTGCCGTTTAGTTCAAAAGAGTTTAAAATCGAGTTAGCTGACAATGACACTGGACCTGGAGGCTCCAGTTCTACAAAAAg CCGCAGGAAACGTGAGTTTACGGTTGTGATCAAGTTTGCTTCTAAGCCGGATTTACATCATCTCCGGCAGTTTTTACAGAGCAGGCAACTTGATGCTCCTCAGGAGACTCTACAAGCTCTGGATGTTGCTCTCAGAGGGGCTCCATCCGAACT GTATACAGTTGTGGGGAGGTCCTTTTTTCATCCCACACTGGGCCGCCCTGGTAAGGGTGAGCTTGGAGATGGGATAATGTATTGGAAAGGATACTATCAAAGTTTAAGGCCAACTCAATTGGGGCTTTCACTCAATATCG ATGTGTCAGCAAGAGCTTTTTATGAACCATTgaatgtaattgattttgttttCAAACACTTTAACTTGAGAGACGACTCACGACCATTGCAGGATCAAGTCCGAGTTCAG TTGAAAAAGAATTTGAGAGGGATCAAAGTAGCTTGTAGTCATTTACAGAACACAAGGACGTATAAGATTACTGGGGTATCGAATGAGCCTCTGAACAATTTGAT GTTTACTCTTGATGATCAGCCAAAGCAGATTTCGGTTGCCACTTATTTTCAACAGAAGTACAAAATCAGACTGAAATATGTGACATGGCCTGCTCTGCAAGCAGGGAGTGCTACCAAGCCTATCTACTTGCCAATGGAG ATTTGTACCATTGTTGAGGGGCAAAGATACTCCAAGAAACTTAATGAAAGGCAAGTAACCAATCTGTTAAGGGCAACTTGTCAAAGACCAATTGATAGGGAAGGAAGCATTCGACAAACTGTTCAGCAAAACAATTTCAGCAAGCAGGAGATTGTTCAGGACTTTGGTATCAATGTTGCCAATGATATGACTTCAGTTCAAGCTCGAGTTTTGACTCCACCATTG CTTCTTTACCATGGTACTGGGAGGGATGCTAGTGAACAACCCCGTTTTGGGCAATGGAACATGATCAACAAA AAAATGATCAATGGAGGCCGAGTAGATAATTGGACATGTGTGAACTTCTCGCGGTACAATGCGGATATACACAACCGATTTTGTCCAGAATTGGTCAATATGTGCCTCAGTCGTGGGATG gtgtttcaaacCAGACCAGTAATTCCCTGCTCTGCTTGGCCTGCAAATCAAATTGAGAACGCTTTGAGATCTGTTCACGAACAATGTAAGAAGGCAAACAAACAATTGCAGCTGTTGATTGTTATCTTGCCTGATTTTACTGGCACATATG GGACGATTAAACGAATATGTGAAACTGAGCTTGGAATTGTTTCACAGTGCTGTCAACCTAAACAGGCTGTAAAGCTCAATAAACAGTATTTGGAGAATCTTTCCTtgaaaattaaccataag GTTGGTGGCCGGAATACCGTGTTAAGTGATGCTCTAAACAGGAAAATTCCTTTTGTGTCTGATGTCCCAACCATAATCTTCGGTGCTGATGTAACACATCCACAACCTGGAGAGGATTCTAGCCCTTCCATAGCAGCT GTTGTTGCTTCAATGGATTGGCCTGAGGTGTCCAAATATAGAGCCTTGGTCTCTGCACAGCAGCACCGTGAAGAGATCATCCAAGACCTTTATAAAGAAACTACTGGTGATAAAAAACATGGAGGAATGATAAG GGAACACTTGATTTCTTTCAGAAGAGCAACTGGAGTCAAACCAGCTAGGATTATATTCTACAG AGATGGTGTTAGTGAAGGGCAGTTCAGTCAGGTTCTGCTTTACGAGATGGATGCCATAAGAAAG GCATGTTCTTCGCTCGAGGAAGGATATCTTCCTCGAGTTACGTTTGTTGTTGTTCAGAAAAGGCATCACACTCGCCTTTTCCCAGCTGATTACAACAATCGTGATTCAATGGACAGGAGTGGCAACATCCAACCAG GCACTGTTGTTGACACCCAAATCTGCCATCCAACCGAATTTGATTTCTACCTCAATAGTCATGCTGGAATTCAG GGAACTAGTCGTCCTTCTCATTACCATGTCTTGTACGATGAAAACAAATTCACTGCCGATGCCCTGCAAGTTCTCACGAACAATCTCTGTTACAC GTATGCAAGATGTACCAAAGCAGTGTCCATCG TTCCTCCAGCATATTATGCTCACTTGGCAGCATTTCGCGCTCGGTATTACATTGAAGGAGATTATTCTGAGTCTGCATCGTCATCAAGTGGTGGTAGAGCTGGTCCTAAAACATTCCGCCCTCTCCCGATGATTAAAGATAATGTGAAAGATGTTATGTTCTACGTTTAG
- the LOC115700515 gene encoding protein argonaute 5 isoform X1 has translation MSRRGRGGGRRSDDRPDQSSPSPTFQRGGGSGGGGGGRGGRGGGGRSGGGGYASTTPIPQPSIPAPVPGPSSSTTSTASSLSREVDKKLTLQDPAAAATVRVPPASSKSVRFPVRPGYGTVGRKCVVKANHFLVKVAERDLCHYDVTITPEVTSKKVTREIINQLGNLYRASHLGNLRVAYDGRKSIYTAGELPFSSKEFKIELADNDTGPGGSSSTKSSRRKREFTVVIKFASKPDLHHLRQFLQSRQLDAPQETLQALDVALRGAPSELYTVVGRSFFHPTLGRPGKGELGDGIMYWKGYYQSLRPTQLGLSLNIDVSARAFYEPLNVIDFVFKHFNLRDDSRPLQDQVRVQLKKNLRGIKVACSHLQNTRTYKITGVSNEPLNNLMFTLDDQPKQISVATYFQQKYKIRLKYVTWPALQAGSATKPIYLPMEICTIVEGQRYSKKLNERQVTNLLRATCQRPIDREGSIRQTVQQNNFSKQEIVQDFGINVANDMTSVQARVLTPPLLLYHGTGRDASEQPRFGQWNMINKKMINGGRVDNWTCVNFSRYNADIHNRFCPELVNMCLSRGMVFQTRPVIPCSAWPANQIENALRSVHEQCKKANKQLQLLIVILPDFTGTYGTIKRICETELGIVSQCCQPKQAVKLNKQYLENLSLKINHKVGGRNTVLSDALNRKIPFVSDVPTIIFGADVTHPQPGEDSSPSIAAVVASMDWPEVSKYRALVSAQQHREEIIQDLYKETTGDKKHGGMIREHLISFRRATGVKPARIIFYRDGVSEGQFSQVLLYEMDAIRKACSSLEEGYLPRVTFVVVQKRHHTRLFPADYNNRDSMDRSGNIQPGTVVDTQICHPTEFDFYLNSHAGIQGTSRPSHYHVLYDENKFTADALQVLTNNLCYTYARCTKAVSIVPPAYYAHLAAFRARYYIEGDYSESASSSSGGRAGPKTFRPLPMIKDNVKDVMFYV, from the exons ATGTCTCGCCGTGGTAGGGGTGGTGGTCGGCGATCCGATGATCGTCCCGATCAGTCTTCTCCTTCTCCAACGTTTCAGAGAGGTGGAGgaagtggtggtggtggtggtggcagaggaggaagaggaggaggaggaaggagtggtggtggtggttatgCTTCAACTACTCCGATTCCTCAACCTTCAATTCCCGCGCCGGTGCCAGGTCCATCGTCATCGACTACTTCTACTGCTTCTTCGTTGAGCCGTGAAGTTGATAAGAAACTGACATTGCAGGATCCAGCGGCGGCGGCCACTGTGAGAGTTCCTCCAGCGTCGTCGAAATCCGTTAGGTTTCCGGTTAGACCTGGTTATGGTACTGTTGGTAGAAAGTGTGTAGTTAAGGCTAATCATTTCTTAGTCAAGGTTGCTGAAAGAGATCTCTGCCATTACGAT GTAACTATAACTCCTGAGGTTACATCTAAGAAAGTAACTAGAGAGATTATAAACCAATTAGGGAATCTTTACCGTGCTTCTCACTTAGGCAACCTGAGAGTTGCTTATGACGGTAGAAAGTCTATCTACACTGCTGGAGAGTTGCCGTTTAGTTCAAAAGAGTTTAAAATCGAGTTAGCTGACAATGACACTGGACCTGGAGGCTCCAGTTCTACAAAAAg TAGCCGCAGGAAACGTGAGTTTACGGTTGTGATCAAGTTTGCTTCTAAGCCGGATTTACATCATCTCCGGCAGTTTTTACAGAGCAGGCAACTTGATGCTCCTCAGGAGACTCTACAAGCTCTGGATGTTGCTCTCAGAGGGGCTCCATCCGAACT GTATACAGTTGTGGGGAGGTCCTTTTTTCATCCCACACTGGGCCGCCCTGGTAAGGGTGAGCTTGGAGATGGGATAATGTATTGGAAAGGATACTATCAAAGTTTAAGGCCAACTCAATTGGGGCTTTCACTCAATATCG ATGTGTCAGCAAGAGCTTTTTATGAACCATTgaatgtaattgattttgttttCAAACACTTTAACTTGAGAGACGACTCACGACCATTGCAGGATCAAGTCCGAGTTCAG TTGAAAAAGAATTTGAGAGGGATCAAAGTAGCTTGTAGTCATTTACAGAACACAAGGACGTATAAGATTACTGGGGTATCGAATGAGCCTCTGAACAATTTGAT GTTTACTCTTGATGATCAGCCAAAGCAGATTTCGGTTGCCACTTATTTTCAACAGAAGTACAAAATCAGACTGAAATATGTGACATGGCCTGCTCTGCAAGCAGGGAGTGCTACCAAGCCTATCTACTTGCCAATGGAG ATTTGTACCATTGTTGAGGGGCAAAGATACTCCAAGAAACTTAATGAAAGGCAAGTAACCAATCTGTTAAGGGCAACTTGTCAAAGACCAATTGATAGGGAAGGAAGCATTCGACAAACTGTTCAGCAAAACAATTTCAGCAAGCAGGAGATTGTTCAGGACTTTGGTATCAATGTTGCCAATGATATGACTTCAGTTCAAGCTCGAGTTTTGACTCCACCATTG CTTCTTTACCATGGTACTGGGAGGGATGCTAGTGAACAACCCCGTTTTGGGCAATGGAACATGATCAACAAA AAAATGATCAATGGAGGCCGAGTAGATAATTGGACATGTGTGAACTTCTCGCGGTACAATGCGGATATACACAACCGATTTTGTCCAGAATTGGTCAATATGTGCCTCAGTCGTGGGATG gtgtttcaaacCAGACCAGTAATTCCCTGCTCTGCTTGGCCTGCAAATCAAATTGAGAACGCTTTGAGATCTGTTCACGAACAATGTAAGAAGGCAAACAAACAATTGCAGCTGTTGATTGTTATCTTGCCTGATTTTACTGGCACATATG GGACGATTAAACGAATATGTGAAACTGAGCTTGGAATTGTTTCACAGTGCTGTCAACCTAAACAGGCTGTAAAGCTCAATAAACAGTATTTGGAGAATCTTTCCTtgaaaattaaccataag GTTGGTGGCCGGAATACCGTGTTAAGTGATGCTCTAAACAGGAAAATTCCTTTTGTGTCTGATGTCCCAACCATAATCTTCGGTGCTGATGTAACACATCCACAACCTGGAGAGGATTCTAGCCCTTCCATAGCAGCT GTTGTTGCTTCAATGGATTGGCCTGAGGTGTCCAAATATAGAGCCTTGGTCTCTGCACAGCAGCACCGTGAAGAGATCATCCAAGACCTTTATAAAGAAACTACTGGTGATAAAAAACATGGAGGAATGATAAG GGAACACTTGATTTCTTTCAGAAGAGCAACTGGAGTCAAACCAGCTAGGATTATATTCTACAG AGATGGTGTTAGTGAAGGGCAGTTCAGTCAGGTTCTGCTTTACGAGATGGATGCCATAAGAAAG GCATGTTCTTCGCTCGAGGAAGGATATCTTCCTCGAGTTACGTTTGTTGTTGTTCAGAAAAGGCATCACACTCGCCTTTTCCCAGCTGATTACAACAATCGTGATTCAATGGACAGGAGTGGCAACATCCAACCAG GCACTGTTGTTGACACCCAAATCTGCCATCCAACCGAATTTGATTTCTACCTCAATAGTCATGCTGGAATTCAG GGAACTAGTCGTCCTTCTCATTACCATGTCTTGTACGATGAAAACAAATTCACTGCCGATGCCCTGCAAGTTCTCACGAACAATCTCTGTTACAC GTATGCAAGATGTACCAAAGCAGTGTCCATCG TTCCTCCAGCATATTATGCTCACTTGGCAGCATTTCGCGCTCGGTATTACATTGAAGGAGATTATTCTGAGTCTGCATCGTCATCAAGTGGTGGTAGAGCTGGTCCTAAAACATTCCGCCCTCTCCCGATGATTAAAGATAATGTGAAAGATGTTATGTTCTACGTTTAG
- the LOC133030668 gene encoding uncharacterized protein LOC133030668 produces the protein MVSVSWTSFWDWFGQMILQHSTMAQEELLMVIWAIWHARNELVWREKSLSAAEVILLARVVLNQWRNAQQRRMGSLFVPSGSNIDLEHWVKPVMGKIKVNVDGAIFANDRKFGAAGVARDHDGRFIEAFTVLLEGCVDPVIAEVVGVKEALNSLVVVQAVRGSVFIPSLFGQHVSVCRTLLASLPLVTINFVKRFVNKAAHCFARSSCLYSDRIFSESTAPADLLSIVMVESSF, from the exons ATGGTCTCAGTGTCTTGGACATCATTCTGGGATTGGTTTGGTCAGATGATACTTCAGCATTCTACTATGGCACAGGAGGAATTATTGATGGTGATTTGGGCAATTTGGCATGCCCGAAATGAGCTAGTTTGGCGGGAGAAATCATTGTCAGCGGCAGAGGTTATTCTATTGGCAAGAGTAGTCCTTAATCAATGGAGAAATGCTCAACAAAGGAGAATGGGGTCTTTATTTGTTCCTTCGGGTTCGAACATAGACTTGGAGCATTGGGTGAAACCGGTTATGGGAAAGATTAAGGTAAATGTTGATGGCGCAATCTTTGCAAATGACAGAAAATTTGGAGCGGCTGGCGTGGCTCGAGACCATGATGGGCGGTTCATTGAAGCCTTCACGGTCCTCTTGGAGGGGTGCGTGGACCCGGTCATAGCTGAAGTTGTGGGGGTTAAGGAGGCTCTGA attctttgGTTGTTGTTCAAGCAGTTCGAGGTTCGGTATTCATTCCATCTCTTTTTGGTCAACATGTGTCTGTTTGTCGTACATTGTTGGCTTCCTTACCTTTAGTCactattaattttgttaaacgttTTGTAAACAAAGCTGCACATTGTTTTGCTCGTAGCTCTTGTTTGTATTCAGATCGTATTTTCAGTGAAAGTACTGCTCCTGCTGATCTTTTATCTATTGTAATGGTTGAAAGTTCATTCTAA